cggcggcggcgtcggcgcgggcgaggggTACCACGGGGAGCACTCTACTCATGTAAGTCACAGATCTGAGAGAAGACCTCTCCCTTCCTTAGACGACAGTCAGGGAAGtgaaagggagagagaggaagaagagagacggagggaagggggaccTTCGAAACCGAGTCACTGACTAACGAAACGCAGGTCCACTCGACCAACACGCGGCAGACGGACGCCGAGGTCATCGAGAAGCGCACGGCGGTGCTGGTGCGGCGGTACGAGATCCGGcggggcagcggcggcgcggggacgtggcgcggcggcgacggcatcacgCGCGAGATCGAGGCGCGCGTCCCGCTCAAGTTCAGCATCCTCTCGGACCGCCGGGTGTACCGGCCGTGGGgcatggcgggcggcgggccgggCAGGCAGGGCGAGAACTACGCGTTCCTGttcggcgagggcggcgaggagggggccATGGAGCGGATCAACCTGGGCGGCAAGGCGATTATCAACCTGCGGGAGGGCGAGTACGTGCAGATCAACAcgcctggcggcggcgggtatGGGGGGGATGAGGTGGAGGACCGGCATAGGGGGTACGTCTAAACGTGATGAAGATGCCCACGATGAGGATGccatgatggatggatgggaaTGGACCATAATGGGAACGGTGGGTAGATGTAGAGGGTACGTCTGGAGGCGTATGATGGACTATGATGGTACTGACGGGACTGGTCGAATCGATGTACAAAGGTAGTGAGTATGAATGTATGTGTGAGACGCATGATGGTTATAGTTAATAGGCCATGATGAGACTGGTGGACAGAAGGGGGGGGTAATGAACAACTAGAACAGCCTCGACAGACGTATGAACATCCCGACTTGATAAAGCCGGGTATTACTCTGAAGTAGTATTTAAACTAACAATTACAACTTGTGCCGTACTCAAAGCACCCATTTGGTATAACAACTTCGTCTCTCGTCAACCATCAACCGTGAAATAAGCCACCTCCCCCTTCATTCGCTGGATCATCATGCGCAGCTCCTCTCTGCCTGTccacacatacacacacacacacacacacacacacacgctcAAGCGAcctccttgtcgagcttGACGTCGAGTGTGCCGggcgcgacgacgtcggcgacggtctCGTCGGAGAACTTgaggtcctcctcgacggagacggtgtccttgatcttgaggaagatgatgggggcgccgatgacgagagCGCCGGCGAGGCAGCCCCACGAGGCGCCGAAGATGGTGTTGTACTCGGTACCGAGACCGTCGAGGCGccagaagacggcggcgccggcggactGAATGCCTGTGGGTTGGTGGTTGTGTTAGTGAGAGGGAGACTAAAATAGGAAACAAAACTGAGAGAAAAGGGAGAAACAGGTcaaaaataaaaaaagaatTAAACACACCTTTGTAGAAACCGGCGAGGTTCGCCGCCTTACGGGACGAGTTGGACAGGGCGCCCATGTACCAGTAGATGCTCGTCTGCCAGACGGCGTCGAAGAAGCCGTAGAACATGTACAGGAACATGGGGCCGATGTacagctcgccgccgtcggtcCAGTCGATGGTCGGGTAGGCCTCGTTGCCCTCGATCTCGCTGCGGGGCGCCTGCTTGCGCTGCCAGGCGTAGCCGCCGCCCCAGATGGCCATGGTcaggacgaagagggcgacgTAGGAGGCCTTTGCGCGCACGCTGCGGCGGACGCGGGGGAAGTCGAGGGCGTAGCCCatgacgagggcgccgatgatCTGGGAGGACCAGTAGAGCAGGTTGTTGAGGGAGCGGGTGCGGGTGTTGAAGTGCGGGGCGTTCATGTCGTTGGTCTGGTAGGTGTAGAAGACGTTGGAGGTGAAGAACATGGGGAACAGCAGGACGATCCAGGGGTCCTGGGCGAGGGTGTCCCAGAGGCCGCGGAACTCGGACTGCCAGGAGGGGTTCTTCATGACGATGACGCGGGAGCCGTCGTCGCGGATGATGCGGGGGGCGTCGCACatgaagagggcgaggacggcgccgagaagcATGAGGACGATGAAGGCGGCGTAGGTGCCGTCGGTGACGGTGCTGCGGGAGGTCTTGTTGATGTTCTGGCCGAGGGGGATgagggcgccgatgacggcgccgaggttgaAGATCATCCAGAACCACGAGATGTAGCGGCCCTTTTGGTGCTCGGGCGGGTAGGACATCATGATGGCGCCCTGGCCGGTCCACAGCAGGCCGGCGcagacgccgaggaaggcgccggcgaagatGACGAAGCCCTCGTTCTGGTTGTGGGAGTAGGACAGGAAGGAGGCGGCGTAGATGCAGTAGCCGAGGCCGCCCAGGCTGAGGGTCAGGcgcaggccgaggcggtTGGCAAAGgtgccggcgaagaaggcggcgacggcgaaggtGGAGTACAGCGCCGTGTTGGCGTCGTTGGAGGCCTTTGTCGAgacctggccgccgccgccgaggccgccgagggcgttgaACATGCCGGGGCACAGGAAGCAGACGAAGGAGACCATGAAGAGCTGGATGCGGGGCGAGGCGTACCAGAGCTCCTTGCCGCGGAAGCGGAAGCCGCGGTACATCCATCCGGCGGGGCGGGGGACGGGAtcggaggcggtggcggcggtggtggcggtcGGCGCCGTAGTGGGTTCGGCATCgggcgtggcggcggcggcggcgtcgtcgggaGGGGCGTGTTTCTCGTCGAGCGAAGACATGATGGCGGGAGAGCGAtgtgacgatgacgatgacgatgacagTAACGGTGATGAATGGCGGTCACGGTGAGATGTGAGGTGTGAGGTGTATGTTGGCGGACGATGAGACGGAACGGacgggcgggcggcgtcaagTGTCGGAGATGGGAAACTCAATTCCGTCGTGGGAGAGGGCCGAGCGAGGTGAGTTTGCTCTTTTGACCCAATTGTTGAGTGAGACGAGACctaggggagggggaaaggaaagaaaatCAGTGAGCAGGGACACGAGAAGATAACAGTtctaaaaaaaaaagggtctggggggaggaggcgtGCAGCAACGTCTTTATTCTTTATGGGAATGTTTATCGGCGGGCTACTTACGGATACAGGCCAGGCTTGTAGGTTGCAGGTTGCAGTTGCACTGGGCGATGATCGTGGGTGGAGTCTCTCTAGTCTCTTGTCTCTTTGTCCTGGGACGGTAGACGGCGTGGCGTGGCGtgtggaggaagaggaggaggatacggagggggggtgaggTGAGTGAAGATGGACTGGGGTGAggtgagaaggaggaggaggatgaggaggagtgggaggatttggggaagaagagggtgggATGTGGGTGTGTGAGTTGGAGGATGGAGTACGGCAGATGGAATTGGGCAGGGGATTCGAGACGGACAGCACAAACAGTGTTGAATGTGTGTAGCCGTAGTAAAGAACACCAAGATGTTTcaaaggaagaagagatggAAAACGAAGGACGCAATTGACCGTGAGAGGGAGTCGTCGGCACGGATAAGTGAGATGAGAATCAATCCTGGAtggagtgagagtgagagtaagagtgagcgagagagagaagagcgATGTGCGGGGCCAAGCAAGGGAGGCTagggaggaagacggcgccaACACTGATTGGGGTTTGGGGGGGCTTGGGGCAAGCGCTAGCTACCCCGGTctggcagagagagagaggagagggagacaaggtagcagcagcaaggTAAGGCCTAGTCACCGGTGTTAgtgaatgtgtgtgtgtgtgtgggagATAGGACTGGTGGTGATGGACGAGTGGGTGGGTGGTAGTGGTTATCAGGCCGACGACTCGTTGCAAGGCCATGGGTTTGGGGGACAATGGGGACGAAGGTACGACGAGAGCTACGTGACAGCGGCACAGATACAGATAGATGGACCGGGTCTGTCTCTTGCTCACGCACCttcacccactcactcactacCTCTTCTTCACGGGAAACAAAGGTGACAATAGCTATCTACAGTATCATCACTATCGTCAGACAGGAGGATTCGGCGGCAGGGGTCTAGGCGTGAGCTAGGCAACGGGCACCGGCCGGGGGTGGCATGAGCCCACAGATACGGACGGGTATGGATAGGGATGGGATAGGATGGGACGGGATGGCCATGATAAACGATAAGCCCACGACGGGTGgagagtgtgtgtg
This genomic interval from Colletotrichum higginsianum IMI 349063 chromosome 9, whole genome shotgun sequence contains the following:
- a CDS encoding Major facilitator superfamily transporter, producing MSSLDEKHAPPDDAAAAATPDAEPTTAPTATTAATASDPVPRPAGWMYRGFRFRGKELWYASPRIQLFMVSFVCFLCPGMFNALGGLGGGGQVSTKASNDANTALYSTFAVAAFFAGTFANRLGLRLTLSLGGLGYCIYAASFLSYSHNQNEGFVIFAGAFLGVCAGLLWTGQGAIMMSYPPEHQKGRYISWFWMIFNLGAVIGALIPLGQNINKTSRSTVTDGTYAAFIVLMLLGAVLALFMCDAPRIIRDDGSRVIVMKNPSWQSEFRGLWDTLAQDPWIVLLFPMFFTSNVFYTYQTNDMNAPHFNTRTRSLNNLLYWSSQIIGALVMGYALDFPRVRRSVRAKASYVALFVLTMAIWGGGYAWQRKQAPRSEIEGNEAYPTIDWTDGGELYIGPMFLYMFYGFFDAVWQTSIYWYMGALSNSSRKAANLAGFYKGIQSAGAAVFWRLDGLGTEYNTIFGASWGCLAGALVIGAPIIFLKIKDTVSVEEDLKFSDETVADVVAPGTLDVKLDKEVA